A single Sciurus carolinensis chromosome 15, mSciCar1.2, whole genome shotgun sequence DNA region contains:
- the S1pr3 gene encoding sphingosine 1-phosphate receptor 3, producing MATVLPPGPQPALGNETLQVHYNYVGKLEDRLKDSSEGSTLTMVLFLVVCSFIVLENLMVLIAIWKNNKFHNRMYFFIGNLALCDLLAGIVYKVNILMSGKKTFGLSLTVWFLREGSMFVALGASTCSLLAIAIERHLTMIKMRPYDANKKHRVFLLIGMCWLIAFSLGALPILGWNCLQNLPDCSTILPLYSKKYIAFCISIFIAILVTIVILYARIYFLVKSSSRKVANHNNSERSMALLRTVVIVVSVFIACWSPLFILFLVDVACRAKECSILFKDRWFIMLAVLNSAMNPVIYTLASKEMRRAFFRLVCNCLVRGKGAHASPMQPALDPSRSKSSTSNNSSHSPKIKEDLPQPATTPCITDSSRMLQNGILCK from the coding sequence GGTACATTACAACTACGTGGGGAAGCTGGAGGACAGGCTGAAGGACTCCTCCGAGGGCAGCACGCTCACCATGGTCCTCTTCTTGGTCGTCTGCAGCTTCATCGTCTTGGAGAACCTGATGGTCTTGATTGCCATCtggaaaaacaataaatttcaCAACCGCATGTACTTTTTCATCGGCAACCTGGCTCTCTGCGACCTGCTGGCCGGCATCGTGTACAAGGTCAACATTCTGATGTCGGGCAAGAAGACGTTCGGCCTGTCTCTGACGGTCTGGTTCCTCAGGGAGGGCAGCATGTTCGTGGCCCTGGGGGCGTCCACCTGCAGCTTACTGGCCATCGCCATCGAGCGGCACTTGACCATGATCAAGATGAGGCCCTACGATGCCAACAAGAAGCACCGCGTCTTCCTTCTGATTGGGATGTGCTGGCTCATCGCGTTTTCGCTGGGCGCCTTGCCCATTCTGGGCTGGAACTGCCTGCAGAACCTCCCAGACTGCTCCACCATCCTGCCCCTCTACTCCAAGAAGTACATCGCCTTCTGCATCAGCATCTTCATCGCCATCCTTGTGACCATCGTGATCCTGTACGCACGCATCTACTTCCTGGTCAAGTCCAGCAGCCGCAAGGTGGCCAATCACAACAACTCGGAGCGGTCCATGGCCCTGCTGCGAACCGTGGTGATCGTGGTGAGTGTGTTCATTGCCTGCTGGTCCCccctcttcatcctcttcctcGTAGATGTGGCCTGCCGGGCGAAGGAGTGCTCCATCCTGTTCAAGGACCGGTGGTTCATCATGCTGGCCGTCCTCAACTCGGCCATGAACCCTGTCATCTACACGCTGGCCAGCAAGGAGATGCGCAGGGCCTTCTTCCGTCTGGTCTGCAACTGCCTGGTCAGGGGCAAGGGGGCCCACGCCTCGCCCATGCAGCCAGCTCTCGACCCAAGCAGAAGCAAATCGAGCACCAGCAACAACAGCAGCCACTCCCCGAAGATCAAGGAAGACCTGCCCCAGCCAGCCACCACACCCTGCATCACTGATAGCTCCAGAATGCTTCAGAATGGGATCCTCTGCAAGTGA